The following coding sequences are from one Plectropomus leopardus isolate mb chromosome 10, YSFRI_Pleo_2.0, whole genome shotgun sequence window:
- the serpine3 gene encoding LOW QUALITY PROTEIN: probable serpin E3 (The sequence of the model RefSeq protein was modified relative to this genomic sequence to represent the inferred CDS: inserted 3 bases in 2 codons) → MVGXEQLELNGYYLTCPQFFWATCCTLWTRPPPXQDMCRLPLASLFICFCLVERSHCNGSLQDSMAELHTRFAVSLYQTLTETENNSNLIMSPASVSLSLGLLQLGARGNTLAQLEGTLGYSVKDAQVQDFLLHSQSDINNTSQGMWLQQTCTLFVQSGIQLLTEFTQRAAAWANTSVVRANFSQPNQTHNQLERVGHNHDESWPLQAGSSSGELSGSGEAQAEALWWGHRLQMALVNTVAFRGVWQKQFLFTNTQNLPFILSDGSAIKVPMMYQATEVSFGQFRTASDQRYTVLELPYLGRSLSLQVVLPSERKTPLSSLESQLTARQLASWDTGLRRTKMDIFLPRFRMQNKFNLRSVLPAMGISDAFNPTAADFTGISVEEGLYVSDAFHEVRIEVTEDGTKAAAATAMVLLKRSRAPVFKADRPFLFLLRQINTGSILFMGRVMNPADQAP, encoded by the exons ATGGTTG GAGAACAGCTGGAGTTAAACGGATACTACCTCACCTGTCCACAG tttttttgggcCACCTGTTGCACCCTGTGGACACGTCCCCCTCC GCAGGACATGTGTCGCCTGCCCCTGGCTTCACTCTTCATTTGCTTCTGTTTGGTGGAGAGGAGCCACTGTAACGGCAGCCTTCAGGACAGCATGGCGGAGCTGCACACCAGGTTCGCCGTCAGCCTCTACCAGACGCTCACAGAGACGGAGAACAACTCCAACCTGATCATGTCACCAGCGAGCGTCTCCCTGTCTCTGGGGCTGCTGCAGCTCGGCGCCAGGGGCAACACGCTGGCTCAGCTGGAGGGGACACTCGGATACAGTGTGAAGG ATGCCCAGGTACAAGACTTCCTGTTGCATTCACAGAGCGACATAAACAACACCAGCCAGGGGATGTGGCTGCAGCAGACATGCACGTTATTCGTACAGAGTGGTATCCAGCTCCTGACTGAGTTCACACAACGTGCAGCGGCGTGGGCCAACACCAGCGTGGTCCGAGCCAATTTCAGCCAACCCAACCAAACCCATAACCAGCTGGAGCGAGTGGGACACAACCACG ATGAGTCGTGGCCCCTCCAGGCAGGAAGCAGCAGCGGGGAGCTGTCGGGTTCGGGCGAGGCCCAGGCGGAGGCCCTCTGGTGGGGCCACCGGCTGCAGATGGCTCTGGTCAACACGGTGGCCTTCAGGGGCGTCTGGCAGAAACAGTTTCTGTTCACCAACACGCAGAACCTGCCGTTCATCCTCTCTGATGGGAGCGCCATCAAGGTGCCCATGATGTATCAGGCCACAGAGGTCAGCTTCG GTCAGTTCAGGACAGCATCAGATCAGCGTTACACCGTGCTGGAGCTGCCGTATCTGGGCCGCTCCCTCAGCCTGCAGGTGGTCCTGCCCAGCGAGAGGAAGACGCCGCTGTCCTCCCTCGAGTCCCAGCTCACCGCTCGCCAGCTGGCCTCCTGGGACACTGGCCTGCGCAGAACAAAGATGGACATTTTCCTACCCAG GTTCAGGATGCAGAACAAGTTCAACCTGAGGTCAGTGCTTCCCGCCATGGGCATCAGCGACGCCTTTAACCCGACAGCAGCTGATTTCACTGGAATATCAG TGGAGGAGGGTCTTTATGTGTCTGATGCTTTCCATGAAGTGCGAATAGAAGTCACAGAAGATGGAACAAAAGCAGCTGCTGCTACAG CGATGGTGCTACTCAAACGATCCCGTGCTCCTGTTTTCAAGGCGGACCGGCCGTTCTTATTTCTTCTACGACAGATTAACACag GATCCATCTTGTTCATGGGCAGAGTGATGAACCCAGCGGACCAAGCACCCTGA